The proteins below come from a single Crossiella sp. CA-258035 genomic window:
- a CDS encoding transketolase C-terminal domain-containing protein: MTTTVGQAVGDLLLEKGREFGDTYLIVADGKLNGTEPFIETYPQRFLNVGIAEQNAISVAAGLASAGKQVYLWNCSTFLLYRPFDQVRVDAAFAKTRLRLIGTSSGLSRSASGIAHLAIEDLAIMRALPNMTVLCPGDLAETRQLLAQAHEVDGPVYVRFALENHALPEIHAPGTKIQLGKAITVTDGGDAALIATGNMLPVARDWVDRFAESGLRVRLVSMPSIKPFDAAAVAELVAEGLPIITLEDHSVIGGLGTAVAEAIAETGRGVPFRRVGVPDEYPYIVGTPDYLHGHFNIPGVPELRDWLEAVRGAGRVPTTVAAT; this comes from the coding sequence ATGACCACCACGGTCGGCCAGGCGGTCGGAGACCTGTTGCTGGAGAAGGGCCGCGAGTTCGGGGACACCTACCTGATCGTGGCCGACGGCAAGCTCAACGGCACCGAGCCGTTCATCGAGACCTACCCGCAGCGGTTCCTCAACGTGGGCATCGCCGAGCAGAACGCGATCTCGGTCGCCGCCGGGCTGGCCTCGGCAGGCAAGCAGGTCTACCTGTGGAACTGCAGCACCTTCCTGCTCTACCGGCCCTTCGACCAGGTGCGGGTGGACGCCGCCTTCGCCAAGACCCGGCTGCGGCTGATCGGCACCAGCTCCGGGCTGTCCCGCAGCGCCTCCGGCATCGCGCACCTGGCGATCGAGGACCTGGCCATCATGCGGGCGCTGCCGAACATGACCGTGCTCTGCCCCGGCGACCTGGCCGAGACCCGGCAGCTGCTGGCCCAGGCGCACGAGGTGGACGGCCCGGTGTACGTGCGCTTCGCGCTGGAGAACCACGCCCTGCCCGAGATCCACGCTCCCGGCACCAAGATCCAGCTGGGCAAGGCCATCACCGTCACCGACGGCGGGGACGCGGCGCTGATCGCCACCGGGAACATGCTGCCGGTGGCCAGGGACTGGGTGGACAGGTTCGCCGAGTCCGGCCTGCGGGTGCGGCTGGTGAGCATGCCCAGCATCAAGCCCTTCGACGCCGCCGCGGTGGCTGAGCTGGTGGCCGAGGGACTGCCGATCATCACGCTGGAGGACCACTCGGTGATCGGCGGCCTGGGCACCGCGGTGGCCGAGGCGATCGCGGAGACCGGCCGTGGCGTCCCGTTCCGGCGGGTCGGCGTGCCGGATGAGTACCCGTACATCGTCGGCACGCCGGACTACCTGCACGGGCACTTCAACATCCCGGGCGTGCCCGAGCTGCGGGACTGGCTGGAGGCGGTGCGCGGGGCCGGCCGGGTGCCGACCACCGTCGCGGCGACGTGA
- a CDS encoding transketolase, with amino-acid sequence MTTPQQLRREAIRMTAHAETGHIPSNLSAIEIVHTLFMRVLKLDPERPDWPDRDRFIPSKGHCAAAIYLAMAAAGLFDRKRLDAFNVDGGEVPAILARYGLPGLEADSGPLGRGISIGIGVALAAKHDNRDYRTYVLVGDGECQEGQIWEAAMLAPTLKLDNLVVIVDDNRLQGSFVTNEVIESKLDEQFAAFGWQVHRVDGHSVEELEEALRAPQDRPKVVLATTVKGKGVAMMEHEPDWHYRRLTFSELVVSLRGLR; translated from the coding sequence ATGACCACGCCACAGCAGCTCCGGCGCGAGGCGATCCGGATGACCGCGCACGCCGAGACCGGGCACATCCCGTCCAACCTGTCCGCGATCGAGATCGTCCACACCCTGTTCATGCGGGTGCTGAAGCTGGATCCGGAGCGCCCGGACTGGCCGGACCGGGACCGCTTCATCCCGAGCAAGGGCCACTGCGCGGCCGCGATCTACCTGGCCATGGCCGCGGCCGGGCTCTTCGACCGCAAGCGCCTGGACGCCTTCAACGTCGACGGCGGCGAGGTGCCGGCCATCCTGGCCCGCTACGGCCTGCCCGGTCTGGAAGCCGACTCCGGTCCGCTGGGCCGCGGCATCTCCATCGGCATCGGGGTGGCGCTGGCGGCCAAGCACGACAACCGGGACTACCGCACCTACGTGCTGGTCGGCGACGGCGAGTGCCAGGAGGGCCAGATCTGGGAGGCGGCCATGCTGGCGCCCACCCTGAAGCTGGACAACCTGGTGGTCATCGTGGACGACAACCGGCTGCAGGGCTCCTTCGTCACCAACGAGGTGATCGAGAGCAAGCTGGACGAGCAGTTCGCCGCCTTCGGCTGGCAGGTGCACCGGGTGGACGGGCACTCGGTCGAGGAGCTGGAGGAGGCGCTGCGGGCGCCGCAGGACCGGCCGAAGGTCGTCCTGGCCACCACCGTGAAAGGCAAGGGGGTTGCCATGATGGAACACGAGCCCGACTGGCACTATCGGCGGCTGACCTTCAGCGAGCTGGTCGTGAGTCTGCGAGGCCTGCGATGA
- a CDS encoding phytanoyl-CoA dioxygenase family protein produces the protein MNQYVHGFVDEGFVLVPGVIEESTRATWRAAVDRAAAAVRAKPGDYDTRYTLRTEQETDTWGVSHIFEPSLYDPVFAEVFEHPGVMGFVHAVLGGRLRFWTAHALWEPSTVDYELNWHKDNMETDRYSPDGRSTHVQFNVCLTDDDCFRVVPGSHKRPLTEEERAQAESKGTGTLPGEKVVRAKAGDVLFMNHHTLHRGSGSAGVERRTLHINLQAADEPTGGHTSWRFMRQEGYLDRMTPVVREMMANTIAWDDAHPLSLAETMRRRRASQGIKGHEARAGGNG, from the coding sequence ATGAACCAGTACGTTCACGGATTCGTGGACGAAGGATTCGTCCTAGTCCCAGGAGTGATCGAGGAGTCCACCCGCGCCACCTGGCGGGCCGCGGTGGACCGTGCCGCGGCCGCGGTGCGCGCCAAACCCGGGGACTACGACACCAGGTACACCCTGCGCACCGAGCAGGAGACCGATACCTGGGGGGTCAGCCACATCTTCGAGCCGAGCCTGTACGACCCGGTCTTCGCCGAGGTGTTCGAGCACCCCGGCGTGATGGGTTTCGTGCACGCGGTGCTGGGTGGGAGACTGCGCTTCTGGACCGCGCACGCGCTGTGGGAACCGTCCACAGTGGACTATGAGCTGAACTGGCACAAGGACAACATGGAGACCGACCGGTACTCCCCGGACGGCCGCAGCACCCACGTCCAGTTCAACGTCTGCCTCACCGACGACGACTGCTTCCGGGTGGTCCCCGGCTCGCACAAGCGGCCGCTGACCGAGGAAGAACGCGCCCAGGCCGAGAGCAAGGGCACCGGCACGCTGCCCGGCGAGAAGGTGGTGCGCGCCAAGGCCGGCGACGTGCTGTTCATGAACCACCACACCCTGCACCGGGGCTCCGGTTCGGCCGGGGTCGAGCGCCGCACCCTGCACATCAACCTGCAGGCCGCCGACGAGCCCACCGGCGGGCACACCTCCTGGCGGTTCATGCGCCAGGAGGGCTACCTGGACCGGATGACGCCGGTGGTGCGGGAGATGATGGCCAACACCATCGCCTGGGACGACGCGCACCCGCTCTCCCTCGCCGAGACCATGCGCCGCCGCCGGGCCAGCCAGGGCATCAAGGGCCACGAGGCCAGAGCGGGAGGCAACGGGTGA
- a CDS encoding SDR family NAD(P)-dependent oxidoreductase, translated as MHNVLVTGVSRGLGRHLCRALRAAGYRVLGAGLAASPDHQDVDDYRVLDLRNPDVARPFDPAEVDVLVSNAGVYLDDPRRGYGDLFALSAQDLRQTFEVNLFGAVALVQAYAPAMIARGSGRIVCVSSGMGRLQDADGASFAYRASKLAANSLILSLAQHFTAGDLAAFAYCPGWIRTEMGTEDAPHEPEPAAANLVELLTLPADRSNGRFFRGTAELGWDTRGPMVG; from the coding sequence ATGCACAACGTCCTGGTCACCGGAGTATCGCGCGGCCTGGGACGGCACCTGTGCCGGGCGTTGCGCGCCGCGGGCTACCGGGTGCTGGGGGCGGGACTGGCCGCCTCGCCCGACCACCAGGACGTCGATGACTACCGGGTGCTCGACCTGCGAAACCCCGATGTGGCAAGGCCGTTCGACCCGGCTGAGGTGGATGTGCTGGTCAGCAACGCCGGGGTGTACCTGGACGATCCCCGGCGTGGCTACGGCGACCTGTTCGCGCTCTCCGCGCAGGACCTGCGGCAGACCTTCGAGGTCAACCTCTTCGGCGCGGTGGCGCTGGTGCAGGCCTACGCGCCGGCGATGATCGCGCGGGGGAGCGGCCGGATCGTCTGCGTCTCCTCGGGGATGGGCAGGCTCCAGGACGCCGACGGGGCCTCCTTCGCCTACCGCGCATCAAAACTGGCGGCCAACTCGTTGATCCTGTCGCTGGCGCAGCACTTCACCGCAGGCGACCTGGCGGCCTTCGCCTACTGCCCGGGCTGGATCCGGACCGAGATGGGCACCGAGGACGCACCGCACGAGCCGGAGCCCGCGGCAGCGAACCTGGTCGAGCTGCTGACCCTGCCCGCCGACCGGTCCAACGGCCGGTTCTTCCGCGGCACGGCCGAACTGGGCTGGGACACCAGGGGACCGATGGTCGGCTGA
- a CDS encoding ABC transporter ATP-binding protein, which translates to MIRYVRLWTEILGLSWRHARGLTLTVFGIEIGLVIANIAIALAMRDAVDELIARQVTPAIVAAVVAATAAVAVFVLNRLHGLVGLFLIVERVGVVIEDRLMRDIASLEQIEHLERSDYLDRITVLRGAPKRMVSGMWNAVRACFTIVQLILTLVLLGTVSAWLLVLLVLAMAPLWCDGLAREREADAEIDTAESFRLQQQLFDIATDAAAGKEIRTGQAGPSVGRFQAAAMAEVTRGRYRARVSAAWLRALGWTVFVTGFIVLLWLVARQAATGAATPGDVVLVVTLTLTLQQTVQTAVGQLTTTMSVGIYVEPYLWLRAYLADEANARRGDRQPPAKLESGIRFEQVRFTYPGTDKVVLDEVSIELPAGSVVALVGEFGSGKSTMVKLLSRFYQPDSGAITVDGIELSELDTEAWRARTSAAYQDFGRYPQMTFAEAVGLGDIAHLTDEAALARAIDTADADGLVRRLPDGLNTRLSPVYGGLDLSEGQWQKTALARGSMRTDPLLFMLDEPTASLDAPSEHAIFQRYMRRARQLAEHTGAITLVVSHRLSTVAGADLVLVLDRGKLVEQGTHEELLATGGRYSELYTLQARAYSMRPGFDLVSGAPEGKPR; encoded by the coding sequence GTGATCCGCTACGTGCGGCTGTGGACGGAGATCCTGGGCCTGTCCTGGCGGCACGCCCGCGGCCTGACCCTCACCGTCTTCGGCATCGAGATCGGCCTGGTGATCGCCAACATCGCCATCGCGCTGGCCATGCGCGACGCGGTGGACGAGCTGATCGCCCGGCAGGTGACGCCCGCGATCGTGGCCGCGGTGGTGGCGGCCACCGCGGCGGTGGCGGTGTTCGTGCTCAACCGGTTGCACGGGCTGGTCGGGCTGTTCCTGATCGTGGAGCGGGTCGGCGTGGTCATCGAGGACCGGCTGATGCGCGACATCGCCTCGCTGGAGCAGATCGAGCACCTGGAGCGCAGCGACTACCTGGACCGGATCACCGTGCTGCGCGGCGCGCCCAAGCGGATGGTCAGCGGCATGTGGAACGCGGTGCGCGCCTGCTTCACCATCGTGCAGCTCATCCTCACGCTGGTGCTGCTGGGCACGGTCAGCGCCTGGCTGCTGGTGCTGCTGGTGCTGGCGATGGCCCCGCTGTGGTGCGACGGCCTGGCCCGCGAGCGCGAGGCCGACGCCGAGATCGACACCGCCGAGTCCTTCCGGTTGCAGCAGCAGCTCTTCGACATCGCCACCGACGCCGCCGCGGGCAAGGAGATCCGCACCGGGCAGGCCGGTCCCTCGGTGGGCCGGTTCCAGGCCGCGGCGATGGCCGAGGTGACGCGGGGCCGTTACCGGGCCAGGGTCAGCGCGGCCTGGTTGCGCGCGCTGGGCTGGACGGTGTTCGTCACCGGGTTCATCGTGCTGCTGTGGCTGGTGGCCCGGCAGGCCGCCACCGGCGCGGCGACCCCCGGCGACGTCGTGCTGGTGGTGACACTGACGCTGACCCTGCAACAGACCGTGCAGACCGCGGTGGGACAGCTGACCACCACGATGAGCGTGGGCATCTACGTCGAGCCCTACCTCTGGCTGCGCGCCTACCTGGCCGACGAAGCCAACGCCCGCCGGGGCGACAGGCAGCCGCCGGCCAAGCTGGAGTCCGGGATCCGGTTCGAGCAGGTGCGGTTCACCTATCCCGGCACCGACAAGGTGGTGCTGGACGAGGTCAGCATCGAGCTGCCCGCGGGCAGTGTGGTCGCGCTGGTCGGCGAGTTCGGCTCCGGCAAGTCCACCATGGTCAAGCTGCTCAGCCGGTTCTACCAGCCCGACTCCGGCGCCATCACGGTGGACGGGATCGAACTGTCCGAACTGGACACCGAAGCCTGGCGGGCGAGAACCAGCGCCGCGTACCAGGACTTCGGCCGCTACCCGCAGATGACCTTCGCCGAGGCGGTCGGGCTGGGCGACATCGCGCACCTGACCGACGAGGCCGCGCTGGCCAGGGCGATCGACACCGCCGACGCCGACGGGCTGGTCCGCCGGCTGCCGGACGGGCTGAACACCCGGCTGTCCCCGGTCTACGGCGGACTCGACCTGTCCGAGGGCCAGTGGCAGAAGACCGCGCTGGCCAGGGGCAGCATGCGCACGGATCCGTTGCTGTTCATGCTGGACGAGCCCACCGCCTCGCTGGACGCGCCCAGTGAGCACGCCATCTTCCAGCGCTACATGCGCCGGGCCCGGCAGCTGGCCGAGCACACCGGGGCGATCACCCTGGTGGTCTCGCACCGGCTGTCCACTGTGGCCGGAGCCGACCTGGTGCTGGTGCTGGACCGCGGAAAGCTGGTCGAGCAGGGCACGCACGAGGAGCTGCTGGCCACGGGCGGACGCTACAGCGAGCTCTACACCCTCCAGGCCAGGGCCTACAGCATGCGACCCGGTTTCGACCTGGTTTCCGGTGCCCCAGAAGGGAAACCGAGATAA
- a CDS encoding ABC transporter ATP-binding protein: MKIVSILRDRLMLLSELRHAGPVAVGGLVAVLLVVSFVPALTALVINELVGALLGGRSTTFPLIALGVIILAGRLGQAVALPVDYLVGQRIDAARQADLTRLAVSSKEIGPLEQSRTRELLRLARADPEFWAERPPGTGATAQLDLMARWIGVFAAAAVLTSFAWWLAPLVIIPALVSRFIWRRQFMEHIEIERAGVLSGIEADHWRRMAVEWTDGKESRTFGLQGWAVDRWRQNLMAMLSPKWTAGLRSVLAQWQIAVVTGPPLIAAFALSVWQAAQPGGSVAAAAAVLGAGWSILNLMGFADALEIEGAIPGCRAYAELRARSIASERAASDAPVAATEHQEAPLVRFEEVSFSYPGKGSAVLDRLDLEIRPGELLAIVGLNGAGKSTLIKLLGGLYTPTGGRITVDGNDLAGTDIGQWRSRSCIVFQDFVRYPLSLLDNVALGYAAVPADRERAERAAAESGLDKLMERLPLHWETPLARARTGGVDLSGGQWQKVVLTRAMYALQSGARLLVLDEPTAHLDVKSEFEVFHQLARNKRRAGVVLISHRLSTVRLADRIVLLDGGRIVESGTHDELMAYDGKYAKLFTIQAERFNQGFDNLVDEGDTL, encoded by the coding sequence GTGAAGATCGTGTCGATCCTGCGTGATCGGTTGATGCTGCTGAGCGAGTTGCGCCATGCCGGTCCGGTCGCGGTCGGTGGCCTGGTCGCGGTGCTGCTGGTGGTCAGCTTCGTGCCCGCGCTGACCGCGCTGGTGATCAACGAACTGGTCGGCGCGCTGCTCGGTGGCCGGTCGACCACCTTCCCGCTGATCGCCCTCGGCGTGATCATCCTGGCCGGACGGCTCGGCCAGGCGGTCGCGCTGCCGGTTGACTACCTGGTCGGGCAGCGCATCGACGCCGCCCGGCAGGCCGACCTGACCCGGCTCGCGGTCTCCAGCAAGGAGATCGGCCCGCTGGAGCAGTCCAGGACCCGCGAGCTGCTCCGGCTGGCCAGGGCCGATCCGGAGTTCTGGGCCGAACGCCCACCGGGCACCGGGGCGACCGCGCAGCTGGACCTGATGGCCCGGTGGATCGGCGTGTTCGCCGCCGCCGCGGTGCTGACCAGCTTCGCCTGGTGGCTGGCCCCGCTGGTGATCATCCCGGCGCTGGTGAGCCGGTTCATCTGGCGGCGGCAGTTCATGGAGCACATCGAGATCGAGCGCGCGGGCGTGCTCTCCGGGATCGAGGCCGACCACTGGCGGCGGATGGCCGTGGAGTGGACCGACGGCAAGGAGAGCCGCACCTTCGGCTTGCAGGGCTGGGCGGTGGACCGCTGGCGGCAGAACCTGATGGCGATGCTCTCGCCGAAGTGGACCGCGGGCCTGCGCAGTGTGCTGGCCCAGTGGCAGATCGCGGTGGTGACCGGGCCGCCGCTGATCGCGGCGTTCGCGCTCAGCGTCTGGCAGGCCGCCCAGCCCGGTGGCAGCGTGGCCGCCGCGGCCGCGGTGCTGGGCGCGGGCTGGTCGATCCTGAACCTGATGGGTTTCGCCGACGCGCTGGAGATCGAGGGCGCCATTCCCGGCTGCCGGGCCTACGCGGAGCTGCGCGCGCGCTCCATCGCGAGTGAGCGGGCCGCCTCGGACGCGCCGGTGGCCGCCACCGAGCACCAGGAGGCGCCGCTGGTGCGCTTCGAGGAGGTCTCCTTCTCCTATCCCGGCAAGGGATCCGCGGTGCTGGACCGGCTGGACCTGGAGATCCGCCCCGGCGAGCTGCTGGCCATCGTCGGCCTCAACGGCGCGGGCAAGTCCACGCTGATCAAACTGCTCGGCGGCCTCTACACGCCCACCGGCGGGCGGATCACGGTGGACGGGAACGACCTCGCGGGCACCGACATCGGGCAGTGGCGCAGCCGCTCCTGCATCGTGTTCCAGGACTTCGTGCGCTACCCGTTGTCGTTGCTGGACAACGTGGCCCTGGGCTACGCGGCGGTGCCCGCCGACCGGGAACGGGCCGAGCGGGCCGCCGCCGAGTCCGGCCTTGACAAGCTGATGGAGCGGCTGCCGCTGCACTGGGAGACCCCGCTGGCCAGGGCACGCACCGGCGGTGTCGACCTCTCCGGCGGCCAGTGGCAGAAGGTCGTGCTGACCAGGGCGATGTACGCGCTGCAAAGTGGTGCGCGGCTGCTGGTGCTGGACGAGCCGACCGCGCACCTGGACGTCAAGTCCGAGTTCGAGGTCTTCCACCAGCTCGCCAGGAACAAGCGGCGGGCCGGCGTGGTGCTGATCTCGCACCGGCTGTCCACCGTGCGGCTGGCCGACCGGATCGTGCTGCTCGACGGCGGCCGGATCGTGGAGTCCGGCACGCACGACGAGCTGATGGCCTACGACGGCAAGTACGCCAAGCTGTTCACGATCCAGGCCGAACGCTTCAACCAGGGCTTCGACAACCTGGTCGACGAGGGAGACACGCTGTGA
- a CDS encoding histidine phosphatase family protein produces the protein MRTVYVVAHPEATHHVQDLVGGWHDSELTEKGRAAAAAIAESLRAQIPADAEVELYTSDLKRTAQTAQAIGARFGLEPVQDKRLREKSYGEAEGRPDPWLRERFVPPPAEGERMFHDENIPGAETKGDMAVRIYEVMDEILARPAEHQIIVTHGGALTFVVANWIKFPLESAGYANFNGPSGSITVLRQDDYFHNRQVRVLGDTAHLAG, from the coding sequence GTGCGCACCGTCTACGTGGTCGCCCACCCCGAGGCCACCCACCACGTGCAGGACCTGGTGGGTGGCTGGCACGACTCGGAGCTGACCGAGAAGGGCAGGGCGGCGGCCGCGGCCATCGCGGAGTCGCTGCGGGCCCAGATCCCGGCGGACGCCGAGGTGGAGCTGTACACCTCCGACCTCAAGCGCACCGCGCAGACCGCGCAGGCGATCGGCGCGCGGTTCGGCCTGGAACCGGTGCAGGACAAGCGGTTGCGGGAGAAGTCCTACGGCGAGGCCGAGGGCAGGCCGGACCCCTGGCTGCGGGAGCGGTTCGTGCCGCCGCCCGCGGAGGGGGAGCGGATGTTCCACGACGAGAACATCCCCGGCGCGGAGACCAAGGGCGACATGGCGGTGCGGATCTACGAGGTCATGGACGAGATCCTGGCCCGCCCGGCCGAGCACCAGATCATCGTCACCCACGGCGGCGCGCTGACCTTCGTGGTGGCCAACTGGATCAAGTTCCCGCTGGAGTCGGCCGGTTACGCCAACTTCAACGGTCCGTCGGGCAGCATCACCGTGCTGCGCCAGGACGACTACTTCCACAACCGCCAGGTGCGGGTGCTGGGCGACACCGCCCACCTCGCGGGCTGA
- a CDS encoding nucleotidyltransferase domain-containing protein, whose translation MHSFRKHVSVVPGMDEFDEQAISEKIHLVDSDILVLGGSLVDGSGTPSSDFDFCVIAREADGRFHRDTFPKEAHMRFYTSGDRVKASFDYLPESLLGVDVEYWTVAQIEHMLDSHDKLYDHMVNRARKSSSFAAASVDFRLMSRLSYGVALQNAEEFERIRAGIHRDQLAFTAYRTAVGSYPDFRDLAGMWAQQDYETALVAARKLGVDTFRGLTHAYGNTNRNPKYLSRFLTRLPDSLSELSQRFRQLNAYGIGDPADAPEAILTWLDLIDAAYAEIRLRRDQVADFPSRARFLELLRGELHETMSWNAEIDNEYCFRAREAEDGLPPLRELLTAMERRGSTEHHLPLREWASGQSAPAGENNKSNT comes from the coding sequence GTGCACTCTTTCCGCAAGCACGTCTCGGTCGTGCCCGGCATGGACGAGTTCGACGAACAGGCCATCAGCGAGAAGATCCACCTGGTGGACAGCGACATCCTGGTGCTGGGCGGGTCCCTGGTGGACGGCTCCGGCACCCCGTCCTCGGACTTCGACTTCTGCGTGATCGCGCGCGAGGCCGACGGCCGGTTCCACCGGGACACCTTCCCCAAGGAGGCGCACATGCGCTTCTACACCAGCGGGGACCGGGTCAAGGCCAGCTTCGACTACCTGCCGGAGAGCCTGCTCGGGGTGGACGTCGAGTACTGGACCGTGGCGCAGATCGAGCACATGCTCGACTCGCACGACAAGCTCTACGACCACATGGTCAACCGGGCGCGCAAGTCCTCCAGCTTCGCCGCCGCCTCGGTGGACTTCCGGCTGATGTCCCGGCTGAGCTACGGGGTGGCGCTGCAGAATGCCGAGGAGTTCGAGCGGATCCGCGCCGGCATCCACCGTGACCAGCTCGCCTTCACCGCCTACCGCACCGCGGTCGGCAGCTACCCGGACTTCCGCGACCTGGCAGGCATGTGGGCCCAGCAGGACTACGAGACCGCGCTGGTCGCCGCGCGCAAGCTCGGCGTGGACACCTTCCGCGGTCTGACCCACGCCTACGGCAACACCAACCGCAACCCGAAGTACCTCAGCCGCTTCCTGACCAGGCTGCCGGACTCGCTGTCGGAGCTGTCCCAGCGGTTCCGGCAGCTCAACGCCTACGGCATCGGCGATCCCGCGGACGCACCGGAGGCCATCCTGACCTGGCTGGACCTCATCGACGCCGCCTACGCCGAGATCCGCCTCCGGCGCGACCAGGTCGCCGACTTCCCCAGCCGCGCGCGGTTCCTGGAGCTGCTCAGGGGCGAGCTGCACGAGACGATGAGCTGGAACGCCGAGATCGACAACGAGTACTGTTTCCGCGCCCGCGAGGCCGAGGACGGCCTGCCCCCGCTGCGCGAGCTGCTCACCGCGATGGAGCGGCGGGGCTCGACCGAACACCACCTGCCGTTGCGCGAGTGGGCCAGCGGCCAGTCCGCGCCCGCGGGCGAGAACAACAAGTCGAACACCTGA
- a CDS encoding SDR family oxidoreductase, which translates to MTEYRTALVTGASSGIGQAYARVLAARGCDLVIVARRAERLELLATELRERYQVTVETMPADLTDDGDLRQIEKRLADTNRPVDLLINNAGIPGGDTVLGEGAPAGEEDVVATNAVAPLRLINAALPGMIERKAGGIVNVASLAGLLPGFPPSVTYGASKAFLLSFSEGLAVRARPLGVRITAVCPGYVHTEMTEGVDDVPEFFWTPSEKIVADSLRGLRRNRPLVVPSKRYGALAAMIRVMPRGLARLLSAHAA; encoded by the coding sequence GTGACCGAGTACCGCACCGCGCTGGTCACCGGGGCCTCCAGCGGGATCGGGCAGGCCTACGCGCGGGTGCTCGCCGCGCGGGGCTGCGACCTGGTCATCGTCGCCCGCCGGGCGGAACGCCTCGAGCTGCTGGCCACCGAGCTGCGCGAGCGGTACCAGGTGACCGTGGAGACCATGCCCGCCGACCTCACCGACGACGGCGACCTGCGCCAGATCGAGAAGCGCCTGGCCGACACCAACCGGCCGGTCGACCTGCTGATCAACAACGCCGGCATCCCCGGCGGCGACACCGTGCTGGGGGAGGGGGCGCCCGCAGGTGAGGAGGACGTGGTCGCCACCAACGCGGTCGCGCCGCTGCGCCTGATCAACGCCGCCCTGCCCGGGATGATCGAGCGCAAGGCCGGCGGCATCGTCAACGTGGCCTCCCTGGCCGGGCTGCTGCCGGGCTTCCCGCCCAGCGTGACCTACGGCGCGAGCAAGGCGTTCCTGCTCTCCTTCAGCGAGGGCCTGGCCGTGCGGGCCCGCCCGCTCGGGGTGCGGATCACCGCGGTGTGCCCCGGCTACGTGCACACCGAGATGACCGAGGGGGTCGACGACGTGCCGGAGTTCTTCTGGACTCCCAGCGAGAAGATCGTCGCCGACAGCCTGCGCGGGCTGCGCCGCAACCGCCCGCTGGTGGTGCCCAGCAAGCGGTACGGGGCACTGGCCGCGATGATCCGGGTCATGCCCCGGGGGCTGGCCCGGCTGTTGTCGGCGCACGCTGCCTGA